The Paenibacillus sp. RUD330 genome has a segment encoding these proteins:
- a CDS encoding polysaccharide biosynthesis protein — protein sequence MPRQKWEKGALGGAMLLAGAALLSKLIGTLQKIPLQNIAGDRVFGIYNAVYPFYQLMLVLATAGLPVAVAIRTASLLEEGDKQGARRAGAAGVLLLSVLGAAGFAILWTGASAFADLIGDSSAEASIRAVAAALWVVPALAALRGYTQGTGDMRPTAWSQLIEQLVRVAAMLLLLHWGWSAGWDDCSLAAGAMSGSFFGGFAGLLFMIRMAAGRRSRGNLARAAGSGDQEELAKDAEWRLPLVRRLAAMGNEIRRLAVLALPVALGAIVAPVLGAVDAFTVPRLLAGAGSSPAEAMSAFGLYSRGQPLVQLVSMVAGAAAGALVPGLVRQRRSRPEAAAAQARLAMRAAWLIGLASAAGLVLLAEPLNVMFYTDAQATGTLALVCGTALFAAVTAVSAPVLQGLGAVRAPVILLLLAALIKTALNAALVPPLGIAGAAWAGIAATGAAALLGALAAARSAAALGAPARGARRGYGAAAALAALAAAALAASRGLEPLLAAALPPRLLAAALTLAGVLAGGAAFAAALLRLGGVSAAELRQLPGGEALEARLRRLKLLPPA from the coding sequence TGCAAAATATTGCGGGCGACCGGGTTTTCGGCATTTATAATGCCGTTTATCCGTTCTATCAGCTGATGCTGGTGCTGGCTACGGCCGGGCTGCCCGTGGCGGTCGCCATCCGTACCGCATCGCTGTTGGAAGAAGGGGACAAGCAGGGAGCGCGCCGCGCGGGAGCGGCCGGCGTCCTCCTGCTCTCGGTGCTCGGAGCGGCCGGGTTCGCCATTCTGTGGACCGGCGCCTCCGCTTTCGCGGACCTGATCGGCGATTCCTCGGCAGAGGCGTCGATCCGGGCGGTCGCGGCGGCGCTGTGGGTCGTGCCTGCGCTGGCCGCATTGCGGGGTTATACGCAGGGAACAGGGGATATGAGACCGACCGCCTGGTCGCAGCTGATCGAGCAGCTCGTGCGCGTCGCGGCCATGCTGCTGCTGCTTCACTGGGGCTGGTCCGCCGGCTGGGATGATTGCTCGTTGGCGGCCGGGGCGATGTCGGGCTCCTTCTTCGGCGGTTTTGCCGGCTTGCTGTTCATGATTCGGATGGCTGCGGGGAGACGGAGCCGAGGGAACCTGGCAAGGGCTGCGGGGAGTGGGGACCAAGAGGAACTCGCAAAGGATGCGGAGTGGCGGCTGCCGCTTGTGCGGAGACTGGCCGCAATGGGGAATGAAATCCGCCGTCTTGCGGTGCTGGCGCTGCCCGTCGCGCTCGGAGCGATCGTGGCGCCGGTGCTTGGGGCTGTCGACGCCTTCACGGTTCCGCGTCTTCTTGCCGGCGCGGGCAGCAGTCCGGCCGAAGCGATGAGCGCTTTCGGCCTTTACAGCCGGGGCCAGCCTCTCGTGCAGCTGGTCTCGATGGTCGCAGGCGCCGCCGCCGGGGCGCTCGTGCCGGGGCTGGTGCGCCAGCGGCGGAGCCGCCCGGAGGCGGCAGCGGCGCAAGCCCGCCTCGCCATGCGCGCAGCCTGGCTGATCGGCCTGGCCTCGGCGGCGGGGCTCGTTCTTCTGGCAGAGCCGCTGAACGTCATGTTCTACACCGACGCGCAAGCGACCGGGACGCTGGCACTTGTATGCGGCACGGCCCTCTTCGCGGCGGTCACCGCGGTCAGCGCGCCGGTGCTGCAGGGGCTCGGCGCCGTGCGCGCGCCGGTGATACTGCTGCTCCTCGCCGCGCTGATCAAGACGGCGCTGAACGCCGCGCTTGTGCCGCCGCTCGGCATCGCCGGCGCCGCTTGGGCCGGCATCGCCGCCACCGGCGCCGCCGCGCTGCTCGGCGCGCTGGCGGCCGCGCGCTCGGCGGCTGCGCTCGGCGCGCCTGCCCGCGGCGCTCGGCGCGGCTATGGCGCCGCTGCCGCGCTGGCCGCGCTGGCGGCTGCGGCGCTCGCCGCCTCGCGCGGCCTCGAGCCGCTGCTCGCCGCGGCGCTGCCGCCGCGCCTGCTCGCCGCGGCGCTCACGCTCGCCGGCGTGCTGGCCGGCGGCGCGGCTTTTGCCGCGGCGCTGCTGCGGCTGGGCGGCGTCAGCGCCGCGGAGCTTCGCCAGCTGCCCGGCGGCGAGGCGCTCGAAGCCAGGCTGCGCCGCCTGAAGCTCCTGCCTCCGGCCTGA
- the mazG gene encoding nucleoside triphosphate pyrophosphohydrolase, which produces MTSGSSSSLPGAAEHITARPSITVAGLGTGDADQLTLGIWRRLQAAAKVYVRTEKHPMMSMLREQGIAVEPFDRFYEESDSFPEVYDRIVSELASLAKADFASSGSGILYAVPGHPMVAERTVRLLREVCPQEGIELTVLGGESFLDMAFTRLGFDPIEGFQLLDSAELKTSMLRPQLHTLIGQVYDAFTASDVKLTLMERYPEDHPVVIGHALGVPGAERILTVPLYELDRGQEYGNLSLVYIPASFDERLQNRSFDRLHEIVSILRSPGGCPWDREQSHQSIRKNFIEELYEALEAIDQDDPDGMREEFGDVILQVMLHSQMEEETGAFNVYDVIQELNEKLVFRHPHVFGDSGASDSGEALASWERMKAEEKRIKGRDGDRVSVLDGIPQDLPALMRAYKLQKKASKVGFDWDELGPVLAKIEEELREVREAAALGDKDAQAGELGDLLFAVVNAARFLDADPEEALARTNAKFRSRFLYIEEQLRINGKSFDQTDLLEMDRWWDEAKKKG; this is translated from the coding sequence ATGACATCCGGATCATCATCCAGCCTGCCGGGAGCGGCTGAACACATAACGGCCCGGCCGTCCATCACCGTAGCCGGTCTCGGCACAGGCGACGCGGACCAGCTGACGCTGGGCATATGGCGGAGGCTGCAGGCAGCGGCCAAAGTCTATGTCCGCACCGAGAAACATCCTATGATGAGCATGCTTCGCGAGCAAGGCATCGCCGTGGAGCCGTTCGACCGGTTCTACGAGGAATCGGATTCATTCCCGGAGGTATACGACCGGATCGTCTCCGAGCTGGCTTCCCTGGCCAAAGCGGACTTCGCATCGTCCGGCTCCGGCATCCTGTATGCCGTGCCCGGCCACCCGATGGTCGCCGAGCGCACGGTGCGGCTGCTGCGGGAGGTTTGTCCGCAGGAGGGCATCGAGCTGACCGTGCTCGGCGGCGAGAGCTTCCTCGACATGGCCTTCACCCGGCTCGGCTTCGACCCGATCGAGGGCTTCCAGCTGCTGGATTCGGCGGAGCTGAAGACGTCGATGCTGCGGCCGCAGCTGCACACGCTGATCGGCCAGGTCTACGATGCCTTCACCGCCTCCGACGTCAAGCTGACGCTGATGGAGCGGTATCCGGAGGACCATCCGGTCGTCATCGGGCACGCGCTCGGCGTGCCGGGCGCGGAGCGCATTCTCACCGTGCCTCTGTACGAGCTCGACAGGGGCCAAGAGTACGGCAACCTGAGCCTGGTCTACATACCGGCCAGCTTTGATGAGCGGCTGCAGAACCGCAGCTTCGACCGGCTGCATGAGATCGTCTCCATTCTGCGCAGTCCCGGGGGCTGTCCCTGGGACCGGGAGCAGAGTCATCAGTCCATCCGCAAGAACTTCATCGAAGAGCTGTACGAGGCGCTCGAGGCGATCGACCAGGACGACCCTGACGGCATGCGCGAGGAATTCGGCGACGTCATCCTGCAAGTCATGCTTCACAGCCAGATGGAAGAGGAGACCGGGGCGTTCAACGTCTACGACGTCATCCAGGAGCTGAACGAGAAGCTCGTGTTCCGCCATCCCCACGTATTCGGCGATTCGGGAGCTTCGGATTCCGGAGAGGCGCTCGCCAGCTGGGAACGCATGAAAGCCGAGGAGAAGCGGATCAAAGGCCGGGACGGGGACCGCGTCTCCGTACTGGATGGAATTCCGCAGGATCTTCCCGCGCTTATGCGCGCCTACAAGCTGCAGAAGAAGGCTTCCAAGGTCGGCTTCGACTGGGACGAGCTCGGTCCGGTCCTCGCCAAGATCGAAGAGGAGCTTCGCGAGGTGCGGGAGGCTGCGGCGCTTGGAGACAAGGACGCCCAGGCCGGCGAGCTCGGCGACCTGCTCTTCGCGGTCGTCAATGCGGCCCGCTTCCTGGATGCGGATCCCGAAGAGGCGCTGGCCCGCACGAACGCCAAATTCCGCAGCCGCTTTCTCTATATCGAGGAGCAGCTCCGTATAAACGGCAAATCTTTTGACCAGACTGATCTACTAGAAATGGATCGTTGGTGGGATGAAGCGAAGAAGAAAGGTTAA
- a CDS encoding HU family DNA-binding protein, with the protein MNKNDLINSIATKSGLTKRDVESVLNSFLGEVTDALASGDKVQLIGFGTFETRTRSGRTGRNPQTGQEITIPESKVPAFKAGNKLKEAIK; encoded by the coding sequence ATGAACAAGAACGACCTGATCAACAGCATCGCAACGAAAAGCGGCCTGACTAAGCGCGACGTAGAATCCGTACTCAACAGCTTCCTCGGCGAAGTGACCGACGCCCTGGCATCCGGCGACAAAGTCCAACTGATCGGCTTCGGCACGTTCGAAACCCGCACGCGTTCCGGCCGCACCGGCCGCAACCCGCAAACGGGCCAAGAAATCACGATTCCGGAATCCAAAGTTCCGGCATTCAAAGCCGGCAACAAACTGAAAGAAGCCATCAAGTAA
- a CDS encoding RNA-binding S4 domain-containing protein, translating to MRLDKFLKVSRLIKRRTVAKDVSEQGRVWVNGREAKPSSSVKAGDELRIQYGQKYITVRIERTAETTRKDEAATMYTLLKEEAREREDDGLGF from the coding sequence TTGCGTCTGGACAAATTCCTCAAGGTCTCCCGGCTCATCAAGCGGCGCACGGTCGCCAAGGATGTGTCGGAGCAAGGCCGGGTATGGGTGAACGGCCGCGAAGCCAAGCCGAGCAGCTCGGTCAAAGCCGGCGATGAGCTGCGCATCCAGTACGGGCAGAAGTACATCACCGTCCGCATCGAGCGGACGGCGGAGACGACCCGCAAGGACGAGGCTGCGACGATGTACACCTTGCTCAAGGAAGAAGCGCGCGAGCGGGAGGATGACGGCCTCGGCTTCTAG
- a CDS encoding ABC transporter permease translates to MRMAILLPLLVILSFTSLFIGVQQLSLADLFSLTADQKELIWISRMPRLVSLIIAGMSLSIAGLIMQQLSRNKFVSPSTSGTMEAAGLGLLVALLVFDSASMMQKMAISFAFALAGTFVFMRMLEKIKFKDAVFIPLVGLMFGGVLASVTTFFAYKYDLIQSVNSWMQGSFSGVLRGRYELLYISVPATIAAYLFASRFTIAGMGEEFSVNLGISYRKIVNIGLILIALISSSVILTVGSIPFLGLIIPNLVSIFRGDNLQRNLPITAVFGAIFVIGCDILSRVLIRPYELPISLIVGVLGSIIFLYLIMRRDVYAS, encoded by the coding sequence GTGAGAATGGCCATTCTTTTGCCGCTGCTGGTCATTCTGTCTTTTACCTCCCTGTTTATCGGCGTGCAGCAGCTGTCTCTGGCCGATCTGTTCTCCCTGACGGCCGACCAGAAGGAGCTCATCTGGATCAGCCGGATGCCGAGACTGGTCAGCCTGATCATCGCCGGCATGAGCCTGAGCATCGCCGGCCTCATCATGCAGCAGCTCAGCCGCAACAAGTTCGTCTCTCCGTCGACGTCGGGAACGATGGAGGCCGCAGGGCTGGGCCTGCTCGTCGCGCTGCTGGTATTCGACAGCGCGAGCATGATGCAGAAGATGGCGATCAGCTTCGCCTTCGCCTTGGCCGGAACCTTCGTCTTCATGCGGATGCTGGAGAAGATCAAGTTCAAGGACGCGGTGTTCATTCCGCTTGTCGGACTTATGTTCGGGGGCGTGCTGGCCAGCGTGACGACCTTCTTCGCATACAAGTACGATCTCATCCAGAGCGTGAATTCCTGGATGCAGGGAAGCTTCTCCGGCGTGCTGAGAGGCCGCTACGAGCTGCTGTACATCAGCGTTCCGGCTACGATCGCGGCCTATCTGTTCGCCAGCCGCTTCACCATCGCGGGAATGGGGGAGGAATTCTCGGTCAACCTGGGCATCAGCTACCGCAAGATCGTCAACATCGGCCTCATTCTAATCGCGCTGATCAGCTCCTCGGTCATCCTGACCGTCGGGTCGATTCCGTTCCTCGGGCTGATCATTCCGAATCTCGTCTCCATCTTCCGCGGTGACAACCTGCAGCGCAACCTGCCGATCACAGCCGTCTTCGGCGCGATATTCGTCATCGGCTGCGACATTCTGAGCCGTGTCCTCATCCGTCCCTACGAGCTGCCGATCAGCCTGATCGTCGGCGTTCTCGGCAGCATCATCTTCCTGTACCTCATCATGAGGAGGGATGTATATGCAAGCTGA
- a CDS encoding iron chelate uptake ABC transporter family permease subunit, which yields MQAEASRGLSLKSKLLVLAGLAAVMAALFLTYGVDDWSYALPRRLKKAAAIVLTGFAIALSTVIFQTITNNRILTPSIIGLDALYNLLQTIIVYAFGGMAFLVVNKQANYLLSIVLMMIFSALLYRLMFRRENSSIYLLLLTGLIFGTLFQSGSSFMQALINPDDFLVVQAKMFASFNNIEYDLLALSYVLIGAVLLWYWRLSKYMDALSLGKDHALNLGIPYERATRQLLVIIAVLVAVSTALVGPITFLGLLVANTAYQFLGTYRHPALITGAALVSFIALLGGQFLVEHVFTFSTTISVIINFVGGAYFLYLLLKENRA from the coding sequence ATGCAAGCTGAGGCGTCCCGCGGATTATCCTTGAAGAGCAAGCTGCTGGTGCTCGCAGGCTTGGCCGCCGTCATGGCGGCGCTGTTCCTTACGTACGGGGTGGACGATTGGAGCTACGCCCTTCCGAGAAGGCTCAAGAAAGCGGCGGCGATCGTGCTTACCGGCTTTGCGATCGCCTTGTCGACCGTGATCTTCCAGACGATCACGAACAACCGCATCCTGACGCCGAGCATTATCGGACTCGATGCGCTCTACAACCTGCTGCAGACGATCATCGTGTACGCCTTCGGGGGCATGGCCTTCCTGGTCGTCAACAAGCAGGCGAACTACCTGCTGTCGATCGTGCTCATGATGATCTTCTCGGCCTTGCTTTACCGGCTCATGTTCCGCCGCGAGAACAGCAGCATATACCTGCTGCTGCTCACCGGCCTCATCTTCGGCACCTTGTTCCAGAGCGGGTCTTCCTTCATGCAGGCGCTCATCAATCCGGACGACTTCCTGGTCGTCCAAGCCAAGATGTTCGCCAGCTTCAACAACATCGAGTACGATCTGCTGGCGTTGTCCTATGTGCTGATCGGAGCCGTCCTTCTATGGTACTGGAGGCTGTCCAAATACATGGATGCGCTGTCCCTCGGCAAGGATCACGCGCTCAATCTGGGCATTCCTTACGAGCGGGCCACACGTCAGCTGCTCGTCATCATCGCGGTGCTGGTCGCCGTATCGACGGCGCTTGTCGGCCCGATTACTTTCCTGGGCCTGCTCGTCGCCAATACGGCCTACCAGTTCCTCGGCACGTACCGACATCCCGCCCTGATAACGGGCGCGGCGCTCGTCAGCTTCATCGCTCTCCTCGGAGGGCAGTTCCTGGTCGAGCATGTGTTCACCTTCTCGACGACAATCAGCGTCATCATCAACTTTGTGGGCGGAGCGTACTTCCTCTACCTGCTGCTAAAGGAGAATCGGGCGTGA
- a CDS encoding ABC transporter ATP-binding protein, with product MIEARSVSKSYAGKKVIDGVSVSIRPGTITSFIGPNGAGKSTLLSMMTRLMPHDEGEVLVEGRPIGSWDNKELAKKLSILKQSNHINVRLTVRELVSFGRFPYCQGRLRKEDWAYVEEAIDYMELGPMQHKYIDQLSGGQRQRAYIAMVVAQNTEYIFLDEPLNNLDMKHAVGIMHVLRRLVEEKGKTVILVIHDVNFASFHSDHIVALKDGKVVREGTTSAIVTQEVLKELYGMDVPIQEVDGRRVCVYFG from the coding sequence GTGATTGAAGCCAGATCCGTATCCAAGAGTTATGCCGGCAAAAAAGTCATCGACGGCGTGTCGGTCTCGATCCGTCCGGGGACGATCACCTCGTTCATCGGTCCGAACGGCGCAGGCAAGAGCACGCTGCTGTCGATGATGACCCGCCTGATGCCGCATGACGAGGGCGAGGTTCTCGTCGAGGGCAGGCCGATCGGCTCCTGGGACAACAAGGAGCTGGCGAAGAAGCTCTCCATTCTCAAGCAATCCAATCATATCAATGTCCGGCTTACCGTCCGGGAGCTGGTCAGCTTCGGCCGCTTTCCTTACTGCCAGGGCCGCCTTCGCAAGGAAGACTGGGCTTACGTCGAGGAAGCCATCGATTATATGGAGCTCGGTCCGATGCAGCATAAGTACATCGACCAGCTCAGCGGGGGACAGCGGCAGCGCGCTTATATCGCGATGGTCGTCGCCCAGAACACGGAGTATATTTTCCTGGACGAGCCGCTCAACAATCTGGACATGAAGCATGCCGTCGGCATCATGCATGTCCTGCGCCGCCTGGTGGAGGAGAAGGGGAAAACCGTCATTCTCGTCATCCACGACGTCAATTTCGCCAGCTTCCACTCGGATCATATCGTCGCTCTGAAGGACGGGAAGGTTGTCCGTGAAGGCACGACATCAGCAATCGTCACGCAGGAAGTGCTCAAGGAGCTGTACGGGATGGATGTTCCGATCCAGGAAGTGGACGGCAGGCGGGTATGCGTTTATTTCGGCTGA
- a CDS encoding siderophore ABC transporter substrate-binding protein, which produces MKKMKWLSLAAIMVLTLVLSACGSSNANNGGSASPAPAASPDAGPAANSGGEAAADGGTVTIKHKLGEATIAKNPQKIVAFDFGSLDTLDALGLEANIAGVPATSLPAYLEKYKSGQVANVGGLKEPDFEKINSVKPDLIIISGRQQDSYDEFSKIAPTLFVELDQTDYFNSFSSNVKMLASLFGKEADADAKLAEIKTSVDAVSEQAKADGKKGLIVLAVGGKLSAYGVGSRFGIIHDAMGVEAVDPTLKVETHGQSITSEFIGEKNPDYLFVIDRDAALGEGDNAKGVIENDLVNKTNAAKEGKIIYLNPQYWYLSGGGLLSVSEMVKEVQAGI; this is translated from the coding sequence ATGAAAAAGATGAAATGGCTCTCCTTGGCTGCGATCATGGTGCTGACGCTGGTGCTGTCGGCATGCGGCTCCTCGAATGCCAACAACGGCGGCAGCGCGTCTCCTGCTCCAGCGGCTTCTCCCGATGCGGGCCCGGCAGCCAATTCGGGCGGCGAAGCGGCAGCGGACGGCGGAACGGTCACGATCAAACACAAGCTCGGCGAAGCCACCATCGCGAAAAATCCGCAGAAGATCGTCGCCTTCGACTTCGGCTCTCTCGATACGCTGGACGCGCTCGGCCTGGAGGCGAATATCGCGGGCGTTCCCGCGACAAGCCTTCCTGCTTACCTGGAAAAGTACAAGAGCGGCCAGGTTGCGAACGTAGGCGGACTGAAAGAGCCCGACTTCGAGAAGATCAACTCCGTGAAGCCCGACCTGATCATCATCAGCGGACGCCAGCAGGACTCTTATGACGAATTCAGCAAGATCGCTCCGACGCTGTTCGTCGAGCTGGACCAGACCGATTATTTCAACTCCTTCTCCAGCAACGTGAAGATGCTGGCAAGCCTGTTCGGCAAGGAAGCCGATGCGGATGCGAAGCTGGCCGAGATCAAGACGAGCGTGGACGCCGTAAGCGAACAAGCGAAGGCGGATGGCAAAAAAGGCCTGATCGTACTTGCTGTGGGCGGCAAGCTGAGCGCGTACGGAGTCGGCTCGCGCTTCGGCATCATCCACGACGCCATGGGAGTAGAAGCTGTAGATCCGACGCTGAAGGTTGAAACGCACGGCCAAAGCATCACCTCCGAATTCATTGGCGAGAAAAATCCGGATTATCTGTTCGTCATCGACCGCGACGCCGCTCTAGGCGAAGGGGACAACGCGAAGGGCGTCATCGAGAACGACCTCGTGAACAAGACGAATGCGGCCAAGGAAGGCAAGATCATCTACCTGAACCCGCAATACTGGTACCTTTCCGGCGGCGGCCTTCTGTCCGTATCCGAAATGGTCAAGGAAGTCCAAGCCGGCATTTAA
- the yabP gene encoding sporulation protein YabP: protein MIEPVKGQKRQEVKMLNRKLLEITGVLNVESFDNEEFLLETELGFLAIRGQNLHMKHLSLEQGLVAIEGLVHSLAYLDGSQSVKSKGLFGKIFK from the coding sequence ATGATTGAACCTGTAAAAGGGCAGAAGCGGCAAGAGGTCAAGATGCTCAACCGCAAGCTGCTGGAGATAACGGGCGTACTCAACGTCGAAAGCTTCGACAACGAGGAGTTTTTGCTCGAGACCGAGCTTGGCTTTCTAGCCATTCGAGGCCAGAATCTGCATATGAAGCATCTCAGCCTGGAGCAAGGGCTCGTCGCGATCGAAGGGCTTGTCCATTCTCTCGCCTATCTGGATGGAAGCCAGAGCGTCAAATCCAAGGGATTATTCGGGAAGATCTTCAAGTGA
- the yabQ gene encoding spore cortex biosynthesis protein YabQ has protein sequence MTLDTQGWTLAMMMATGLLMGGVFDGYRVVSHELRFPRWILPALDIGYWLAAALAAFRILYASNNGEVRAYVYLGILIGICFYFLALSGTVIALVRWLIRATRAVIRFLLRCMDVLLIRPVIGIYRILRVLAGFLAVFSIFAGKTVLQLLRPLAKLVLWMIRPLTRPILTWLQGMMIRWKVQETARRVSNGFIQAWKRLFRK, from the coding sequence GTGACGCTGGATACCCAAGGCTGGACGCTGGCCATGATGATGGCGACAGGGCTGCTGATGGGAGGCGTGTTCGACGGATACCGGGTCGTATCCCATGAGCTGCGCTTTCCCCGGTGGATTTTGCCCGCGCTTGATATCGGCTATTGGCTCGCGGCGGCGCTGGCCGCCTTCCGGATTCTGTACGCCAGCAACAACGGCGAGGTGCGGGCGTATGTGTATCTCGGAATCCTGATCGGGATCTGCTTCTACTTCCTGGCTCTGAGCGGGACGGTCATCGCGCTTGTGCGCTGGCTCATCCGCGCGACTCGAGCGGTCATACGCTTTTTGCTGCGCTGCATGGATGTGCTGCTGATCCGGCCGGTCATAGGGATCTACCGGATTCTTCGGGTTTTGGCCGGATTTTTGGCCGTCTTTTCTATTTTCGCGGGGAAGACTGTGCTACAATTGTTGCGACCGCTCGCCAAATTGGTTCTCTGGATGATCCGCCCGCTGACGCGGCCGATTCTAACATGGCTGCAGGGAATGATGATTCGCTGGAAGGTGCAGGAGACTGCCCGCCGCGTGTCGAATGGATTCATTCAGGCTTGGAAGAGGCTTTTCCGCAAGTGA
- a CDS encoding septum formation initiator family protein, which produces MTDGSRRRYKLWLLFMTVVLAWAGYTLFSQMQAQAATRERLGTSEARLAEIQKTTQELHAKIKQLNDPEYIAQLATKQQGLVKPGEQLIQPND; this is translated from the coding sequence GTGACGGATGGTTCGCGCAGAAGATACAAGCTATGGCTTCTATTCATGACGGTAGTTCTAGCGTGGGCAGGGTATACCCTGTTCTCTCAGATGCAGGCTCAGGCCGCGACCCGGGAACGGCTCGGCACTTCGGAAGCCCGCCTCGCGGAAATACAGAAGACGACGCAGGAGCTGCACGCCAAGATCAAGCAGCTCAACGACCCGGAATACATCGCTCAGCTGGCAACCAAGCAGCAGGGACTCGTGAAGCCCGGGGAGCAACTTATACAGCCCAATGACTAA
- a CDS encoding S1 domain-containing RNA-binding protein produces MAIEVGAKLQGKVTGITHFGAFVDLSGGVTGLVHISEIADNYVKDVKDHLKLEDVVTVKVINIDQGGKIGLSIKQAIDRPEGSAPPARERFNREGGSGGPSGGFGRGPGGPGGPGGAGRGPGGGGGFGGGGRGPGGGGGGRPFNKSGAGRPAFGKPSFEDKMSRFLKDSEERISSLKKNTEGKRGGRGAKRV; encoded by the coding sequence ATGGCAATAGAAGTGGGCGCCAAATTACAGGGCAAAGTGACAGGCATTACTCATTTTGGGGCATTCGTCGATTTGTCGGGGGGTGTCACCGGCCTCGTACACATCTCCGAGATTGCCGATAATTACGTGAAGGACGTCAAGGACCATTTGAAGCTTGAGGATGTGGTGACGGTCAAAGTCATCAACATCGACCAAGGCGGCAAAATCGGTCTGTCCATCAAGCAGGCGATTGACCGGCCGGAAGGCAGCGCGCCACCTGCTCGCGAGCGCTTCAACCGCGAAGGCGGATCCGGAGGCCCGAGCGGCGGATTCGGACGCGGCCCAGGCGGACCTGGAGGTCCAGGCGGCGCCGGACGCGGTCCAGGCGGCGGTGGAGGCTTCGGCGGCGGAGGCCGGGGACCTGGTGGAGGCGGCGGAGGCCGTCCGTTCAACAAGTCCGGCGCAGGCCGACCTGCTTTTGGCAAGCCCTCCTTTGAGGATAAGATGTCCCGTTTCCTAAAAGACAGCGAAGAACGGATCTCGTCGCTCAAGAAGAATACCGAAGGCAAACGCGGCGGACGCGGAGCCAAGCGGGTCTAA
- a CDS encoding prepilin-type N-terminal cleavage/methylation domain-containing protein has translation MSKPGGSGGEEGFTLVEIMASIVILSVVSLTLSGFFIQAMSYAKHNQSKTIAVQLGRNALSYLQKQPFQPLKAYLSQAEEGASHRILSGEACSSPSEREACQGLAKNPAVLQQVLQPSINGVLYTVSVRYQESLAPGLRLTPDDLDEVRKGDGTQSRIDRYLLPVVVTVAPDSGSPGDSVEVEGYLIDETIR, from the coding sequence ATGTCCAAACCAGGCGGCAGCGGAGGAGAAGAAGGCTTCACTCTGGTCGAAATCATGGCCTCGATCGTGATCCTGTCGGTTGTGTCGCTGACGCTGAGCGGGTTTTTCATTCAAGCGATGTCCTATGCCAAGCACAACCAGAGCAAGACGATCGCCGTTCAGCTCGGGCGCAACGCGCTCTCCTATCTCCAGAAGCAGCCTTTCCAGCCGCTCAAGGCTTATCTATCGCAAGCGGAGGAGGGCGCCTCGCACCGGATTCTAAGCGGCGAAGCCTGTTCAAGTCCATCCGAAAGGGAAGCATGCCAAGGACTGGCGAAAAATCCGGCCGTCCTCCAGCAGGTGCTGCAGCCTTCCATCAACGGAGTTCTGTATACCGTGTCGGTGCGTTATCAGGAGAGCCTTGCTCCCGGACTCCGGCTGACCCCGGACGACCTGGATGAAGTCCGCAAGGGCGACGGGACGCAAAGCCGGATCGACCGGTATCTGCTGCCTGTCGTCGTGACGGTCGCTCCGGATTCGGGAAGCCCCGGCGACAGCGTGGAAGTGGAGGGGTATTTGATCGATGAAACGATTCGTTGA
- a CDS encoding prepilin-type N-terminal cleavage/methylation domain-containing protein: protein MKRFVDRLRKEDGGFTLIELIAALSLLSVVLGVIYATITFGMSSYERVKIQNSLRDEGDLAMTAIMTKLYTYGPDKLAQLDAGSGVRLIPAFAETQAEVIRIGKDADGVGALFIGNHPAVLEETDSGEALELTSSLVTEGEGSSSILLGCEDGGKECASGLLTIRLRLLQSYGGREYTLDLESRFGF, encoded by the coding sequence ATGAAACGATTCGTTGACCGTCTCCGCAAGGAGGATGGAGGGTTTACGCTGATCGAGCTGATCGCCGCGCTCAGCCTGCTGTCGGTTGTCCTGGGCGTGATCTACGCGACGATTACGTTCGGAATGAGCTCCTATGAGCGGGTGAAGATCCAGAATTCCTTGCGCGATGAAGGAGACCTGGCGATGACGGCCATTATGACCAAGCTGTACACATACGGCCCGGACAAGCTGGCGCAGCTCGATGCCGGCAGCGGCGTCAGGCTGATTCCCGCTTTTGCGGAAACGCAAGCGGAAGTCATCCGTATCGGCAAGGATGCCGATGGCGTTGGAGCGCTGTTTATCGGGAATCATCCGGCCGTTCTCGAAGAGACGGATTCCGGGGAGGCTTTGGAGCTGACGTCTTCGCTCGTAACGGAGGGGGAAGGCTCCTCCTCCATCCTTCTGGGCTGCGAGGACGGAGGCAAGGAATGCGCCAGCGGCCTGCTGACGATCCGATTGAGATTGCTGCAATCATACGGGGGGAGGGAGTACACGCTTGATTTGGAGAGCCGGTTCGGATTCTAG